From Cryomorphaceae bacterium:
TTGAAAACTCTGCCGGACGCGTAGTGGCCCTGCGCACCGGGGTGGTGTTCGCAAATGGCGGGGGCGCATTGGATAAGTTGGTATTGCCCATTCGGCTCTGGGCAGGTTCGCCCTTGGGCTCAGGAAAACAGTATGTACCGTGGATTCACATTGACGATTTGGTGGCGATGTACGTGAAAGCGGTGGAAGACGACGCGATGCAAGGCCCCTACAACGCAGTAGCACCCGGGCACATTACGCAGGCTGAACAAACGCGTCTCATCGCCAAGATCCTGAAAAAACCCCTGTGGCTGCCCAACGTTCCCGCTTTTGTCCTTCGACTGATGCTGGGCGAAATGAGCTCCATTGTGCTTCAGGGCAGCAGGCTCTCGTCCGAAAAAATAACGAAAGCAGGATTCACCTACCGATTCCCGTCTGCTGAAGAAGCATTGCGCGATTTGCTCAGCTCTCCCTGACGAGCAGCATCTCTGCGAAATGCGTAAGAGCTGCTTTGCGCTCCTGCGTAACCTGCACCGCTTCGAGGTGGCGCATGGCAGATTCAAAGTAGTGGTTCATCACCTGTTCGGTGGCTTTCCTTACACCCAGCTTGTTGAACAAGGCAAGGATTCGCTCTACTTTTTCTGTGGGATTGCCGAGGTTAAGCAAACGCTGAAGTTCATCGCTGTCGGCACCTTCGGCGCGTTTCAGCGCGGTGAGCAGCAGGTAGGTCTTTTTATTCGCAAGGATGTCGCCCCCCACCTGTTTGCCAAATTTCTCTGCGTCGCCAAAGGCATCCAGCAGGTCGTCGCGCAACTGAAACGCCAGACCAATATCCTGCCCGAATAGATAAATGTGTTCGAGGTCAGCCTCGGAGGCGCCGGCAATGATTCCGCCAATTTTGAGACTTCCGGCAAGCAGCACAGAGGTTTTGAGACGAATCATCTCGATGTACTCATCAATGCTCACATCGTTTCGCTCTTCAAAGTCCATGTCCAGTTGCTGACCTTCGCACACCT
This genomic window contains:
- a CDS encoding polyprenyl synthetase family protein, which produces MHTLQQLQQIISDASDQYVAEIKSGALYEPVRYIMQLGGKRMRPALMLGATDMFGGDVRDAIHPAIGVEVFHNFTLMHDDIMDEAPLRRGQETVHMRWNTNNAILSGDVMFVMGYQLMCRVKPEILPQVLEVFSQTATEVCEGQQLDMDFEERNDVSIDEYIEMIRLKTSVLLAGSLKIGGIIAGASEADLEHIYLFGQDIGLAFQLRDDLLDAFGDAEKFGKQVGGDILANKKTYLLLTALKRAEGADSDELQRLLNLGNPTEKVERILALFNKLGVRKATEQVMNHYFESAMRHLEAVQVTQERKAALTHFAEMLLVRES
- a CDS encoding TIGR01777 family protein → MATILISGGTGLIGSALVNELLRRGHSVRVLSRSGSGVPKGATACLWNPSKGSMDASSVEGIDGVIHLAGAGVADKRWTEERKNLIIDSRVESARLIKQTLKKAGVAPRFFISASGSNYYGTTTTSHIFEEREAPGSDFLGACCRMWEEAAFLENSAGRVVALRTGVVFANGGGALDKLVLPIRLWAGSPLGSGKQYVPWIHIDDLVAMYVKAVEDDAMQGPYNAVAPGHITQAEQTRLIAKILKKPLWLPNVPAFVLRLMLGEMSSIVLQGSRLSSEKITKAGFTYRFPSAEEALRDLLSSP